From a single Cotesia glomerata isolate CgM1 linkage group LG6, MPM_Cglom_v2.3, whole genome shotgun sequence genomic region:
- the LOC123266458 gene encoding uncharacterized protein LOC123266458 isoform X4, with amino-acid sequence MNFYNSFSTLVWMFIIVKLNVSKIVPFQNGDARDWREAGDDANLAKINSFHTIIIDEEKLNFEHYCTGKCETLTIYGQFGATRSEYPNDCRGMLVRCWLHEETQKRKDAQSNYDSVVYSDRLAASLTLSSSNIKIVKKAHDRLDHTGNLCKCLCYRIFDQDSSDPNDKREKLIENLCLDPVSADKDHVVTGVRFKRYDNTIYLELQQAKFINNRIVTTPQWKTSLYCQNSISLANESFWGLKENFNIIAEDLILPEDAVVTGVTLGQSLRGRYINENGNFDKNRKEFTKATQCVTKCPDNLNELCKFSKRPSFRNADSSDENPRVSTATKGNYERSESCKTRIYFRLISATENDMQNIVPYLDLQEVASNPAEPIRGVGWYHRGFPGYGGFLALKIFKKV; translated from the exons atgaatttttataattcgtTTTCTACCTTGGTATGGATGTTTATCATCGTAAAATTAAACGTATCAAAAATAGTTCCATTTCAAAATGGGGATGCGAGAGATTGGCGTGAAGCTGGAGATGATG CAAATCTTGCGAAAATCAATAGTTTTCACacgataataattgatgaagaaaaattaaattttgagcaTTATTGCACTGGAAAATGCGAGACTCTTACTATCTATGGTCAATTCGGTGCAACAAGATCCGAATACCCAAATGACTGTCGTGGGATGCTCGTTCGTTGCTGGCTTCACGAA GAAACTCAAAAACGTAAAGATGCCCAAAGTAATTACGACAGTGTTGTTTATTCCGATAGGCTCGCAGCGTCGCTTACCTTGAGCtcatcaaatataaaaattgtaaagaaaGCTCACGATCGACTTGACCACACTGgaaatttatgtaaatgtttATGTTATCGTATTTTTGATCAAGATTCTTCTGATCCTAATGATAAACGAGAAAAACTGATTGAAAATCTTTGTTTGGATCCCGTTTCGGCAGATAAAGATCA tgtCGTAACTGGCGTTAGATTTAAGAGATATGATAACACGATCTACTTGGAACTTCAACAAGcgaaatttattaacaatcgAATTGTCACAACGCCACAGTGGAAAACTTCACTTTATTGTCAAAATAGCATATCTCTTGCTAATGAATCTTTCTGGGGTTTGAAGGAAAATTTCAACATTATAGCAGAAGATCTAATTTTGCCGGAAGATGCTGTTGTAACGG GCGTCACACTTGGTCAGTCATTGCGCGGAAGATACATCAatgaaaatggaaattttgataaGAACAGAAAGGAATTCACAAAAGCCACTCAATGTGTCACTAA ATGTCCAGACAATTTGAATGAACTGTGTAAGTTTAGCAAGCGGCCATCTTTTCGTAATGCAGATTCTAGTGACGAAAATCCACGTGTGTCTACCGCCACTAAAGGAAATTACGAACGCAGTGAGTCATGTAAAACTCGGATATATTTCCGACTTATTTCTGCAACTGAGAACGACATGCAAAACATTGTTCCGTACCTCGATTTACAAGAAGTTGCTTCCAACCCCGCTGAACCAATTCGTGGAGTTGGTTGGTATCATCGCGGTTTTCCCGGATATGGAGGATTTCTTGCtcttaagatttttaaaaaagtgtaa
- the LOC123266458 gene encoding uncharacterized protein LOC123266458 isoform X5, with amino-acid sequence MTFEYPNDCRGMLVRCWFHEETQKRKDAQSNYDSVVYSDRLAASLTLSSSNIKIVKKAHDRLDHTGNLCKCLCYRIFDQDSSDPNDKREKLIENLCLDPVSADKDHVVTGVRFKRYDNTIYLELQQAKFINNRIVTTPQWKTSLYCQNSISLANESFWGLKENFNIIAEDLILPEDAVVTGVTLGQSLRGRYINENGNFDKNRKEFTKATQCVTKCPDNLNELCKFSKRPSFRNADSSDENPRVSTATKGNYERSESCKTRIYFRLISATENDMQNIVPYLDLQEVASNPAEPIRGVGWYHRGFPGYGGFLALKIFKKV; translated from the exons GAAACTCAAAAACGTAAAGATGCCCAAAGTAATTACGACAGTGTTGTTTATTCCGATAGGCTCGCAGCGTCGCTTACCTTGAGCtcatcaaatataaaaattgtaaagaaaGCTCACGATCGACTTGACCACACTGgaaatttatgtaaatgtttATGTTATCGTATTTTTGATCAAGATTCTTCTGATCCTAATGATAAACGAGAAAAACTGATTGAAAATCTTTGTTTGGATCCCGTTTCGGCAGATAAAGATCA tgtCGTAACTGGCGTTAGATTTAAGAGATATGATAACACGATCTACTTGGAACTTCAACAAGcgaaatttattaacaatcgAATTGTCACAACGCCACAGTGGAAAACTTCACTTTATTGTCAAAATAGCATATCTCTTGCTAATGAATCTTTCTGGGGTTTGAAGGAAAATTTCAACATTATAGCAGAAGATCTAATTTTGCCGGAAGATGCTGTTGTAACGG GCGTCACACTTGGTCAGTCATTGCGCGGAAGATACATCAatgaaaatggaaattttgataaGAACAGAAAGGAATTCACAAAAGCCACTCAATGTGTCACTAA ATGTCCAGACAATTTGAATGAACTGTGTAAGTTTAGCAAGCGGCCATCTTTTCGTAATGCAGATTCTAGTGACGAAAATCCACGTGTGTCTACCGCCACTAAAGGAAATTACGAACGCAGTGAGTCATGTAAAACTCGGATATATTTCCGACTTATTTCTGCAACTGAGAACGACATGCAAAACATTGTTCCGTACCTCGATTTACAAGAAGTTGCTTCCAACCCCGCTGAACCAATTCGTGGAGTTGGTTGGTATCATCGCGGTTTTCCCGGATATGGAGGATTTCTTGCtcttaagatttttaaaaaagtgtaa
- the LOC123266458 gene encoding uncharacterized protein LOC123266458 isoform X3, producing the protein MNFYNSFSTLVWMFIIVKLNVSKIVPFQNGDARDWREAGDDANLAKINNWHSIIIDEELLREDHYCSGKCDTLTSYGKFGAMTSKYPNDCRGMLIRCWFHEETQKRKDAQSNYDSVVYSDRLAASLTLSSSNIKIVKKAHDRLDHTGNLCKCLCYRIFDQDSSDPNDKREKLIENLCLDPVSADKDHVVTGVRFKRYDNTIYLELQQAKFINNRIVTTPQWKTSLYCQNSISLANESFWGLKENFNIIAEDLILPEDAVVTGVTLGQSLRGRYINENGNFDKNRKEFTKATQCVTKCPDNLNELCKFSKRPSFRNADSSDENPRVSTATKGNYERSESCKTRIYFRLISATENDMQNIVPYLDLQEVASNPAEPIRGVGWYHRGFPGYGGFLALKIFKKV; encoded by the exons atgaatttttataattcgtTTTCTACCTTGGTATGGATGTTTATCATCGTAAAATTAAACGTATCAAAAATAGTTCCATTTCAAAATGGGGATGCGAGAGATTGGCGTGAAGCTGGAGATGATG CAAATCTGGCGAAAATCAATAATTGGCACTCAATTATTATCGACGAAGAACTATTGAGAGAAGATCATTATTGTTCTGGTAAATGCGATACTCTTACTAGCTATGGTAAATTCGGTGCAATGACATCCAAATATCCAAATGACTGTCGTGGGATGCTCATTCGTTGCTGGTTTCACGAA GAAACTCAAAAACGTAAAGATGCCCAAAGTAATTACGACAGTGTTGTTTATTCCGATAGGCTCGCAGCGTCGCTTACCTTGAGCtcatcaaatataaaaattgtaaagaaaGCTCACGATCGACTTGACCACACTGgaaatttatgtaaatgtttATGTTATCGTATTTTTGATCAAGATTCTTCTGATCCTAATGATAAACGAGAAAAACTGATTGAAAATCTTTGTTTGGATCCCGTTTCGGCAGATAAAGATCA tgtCGTAACTGGCGTTAGATTTAAGAGATATGATAACACGATCTACTTGGAACTTCAACAAGcgaaatttattaacaatcgAATTGTCACAACGCCACAGTGGAAAACTTCACTTTATTGTCAAAATAGCATATCTCTTGCTAATGAATCTTTCTGGGGTTTGAAGGAAAATTTCAACATTATAGCAGAAGATCTAATTTTGCCGGAAGATGCTGTTGTAACGG GCGTCACACTTGGTCAGTCATTGCGCGGAAGATACATCAatgaaaatggaaattttgataaGAACAGAAAGGAATTCACAAAAGCCACTCAATGTGTCACTAA ATGTCCAGACAATTTGAATGAACTGTGTAAGTTTAGCAAGCGGCCATCTTTTCGTAATGCAGATTCTAGTGACGAAAATCCACGTGTGTCTACCGCCACTAAAGGAAATTACGAACGCAGTGAGTCATGTAAAACTCGGATATATTTCCGACTTATTTCTGCAACTGAGAACGACATGCAAAACATTGTTCCGTACCTCGATTTACAAGAAGTTGCTTCCAACCCCGCTGAACCAATTCGTGGAGTTGGTTGGTATCATCGCGGTTTTCCCGGATATGGAGGATTTCTTGCtcttaagatttttaaaaaagtgtaa